The following are from one region of the Euwallacea similis isolate ESF13 chromosome 31, ESF131.1, whole genome shotgun sequence genome:
- the LOC136417916 gene encoding tRNA modification GTPase GTPBP3, mitochondrial, which produces MSNVKNIILKSFSTGRSFFRYKSTVYALSSGLGKCGVAVIRVTGPRAESAIQKMTKSQSSGLPKPWSVQLRNIRHPISQEIIDKGFVLWFPGPKSFTGEDCCEFHVHGGAAVVNGVLEALSSIETFKLAEPGEFTRRAFLNGKLNLTEVEGLADLLQAETEAQRKQAFLQCSGALSNLYQRWKQILTHSVAHLEAYINFDETETLENGLTELVVKDIEVLLKEIGTHLKDGHKGELIRHGVKTVIIGEPNVGKSSLMNLLCRRPASIVTPISGTTRDVIEVTLNISGYPLLLADTAGLRNSSQDIVELEGMSRTLDMYEKANLVVLVVNFSSYLTWCQLHKDSCLKNYIISYTESLGVSCLIKDDPECHTIQFNKECIVVMNKMDLDSENIFNANFEGNVVKMSCKTENGVSQLVDVLAQHLKSLCGDPTQEHPSMNQQRHREQVRKCQQNLELFMNEVAKNEGSDVVIMAEYLKNAIGNLGKLIGTVTSEEILDVIFSEFCIGK; this is translated from the exons ATGAGCaacgttaaaaatattattttaaaatcattttcaactGGAAGATCTTTCTTTAGATATAAATCCACAGTGTACGCATTGTCCTCCG GTTTGGGAAAATGTGGGGTTGCTGTAATTCGAGTGACTGGTCCAAGAGCTGAGAGTGCTATACAGAAAATGACTAAGTCCCAATCTTCTGGTCTACCAAAACCTTGGTCTGTACAGTTAAGGAACATTAGGCATCCAATTTCACAAGAAATTATAGATAAAGGGTTTGTTTTATGGTTTCCAG GTCCCAAGAGTTTCACAGGTGAAGATTGCTGTGAATTCCATGTTCATGGGGGTGCAGCTGTTGTTAATGGTGTTCTTGAAGCTTTAAGTTCTATAGAGACCTTTAAACTTGCTGAACCAGGAGAATTTACTAGACGTGCCTTTCTAAAtggaaagttaaatttaactgaAGTGGAAGGTTTAGCAGATTTGCTTCAAGCTGAGACTGAAGCTCAAAGGAAACAG GCTTTCCTGCAATGTTCTGGTGCTTTAAGTAATCTCTATCAGAGatggaaacaaattttaacacaTTCTGTGGCTCATTTAGAAGCATAcataaattttgatgaaacagAAACATTAGAAAATGGACTTACAGAGTTAGTTGTTAAAGACATAGAAGTTCTTTTAAAAGAGATTGGGACTCACTTAAAAGATGGGCACAAAGGGGAACTAATACGTCATGGTGTCAAGACAGTTATTATTGGAGAACCAAATGTAGGAAAGAGTAGTTTAATGAATTTACTGTGCCGAAGACCTGCATCTATAGTAACTCCAATATCAGGTACAACTCGAGATGTCATTGAAGTTACTTTGAACATCAGTGGTTATCCACTGTTGTTGGCAGACACTGCAGGATTGAGAAATTCATCACAAGATATTGTAGAATTAGAAGGCATGTCGAGAACTCTTGACATGTatgaaaaagcaaatttaGTGGTATTGGtagtaaatttttcaagttatctCACTTGGTGCCAACTTCATAAAGACTCATGTTTGAAGAATTATATTATTAGCTACACTGAAAGCTTGGGAGTTTCATGTCTGATAAAAGATGATCCAGAATGTCAcacaatacaatttaataaagaatgtATTGTGGTCATGAATAAAATGGATTTAGATAgtgaaaatatctttaatgcaaattttgaGGGAAATGTGGTGAAAATGTCTTGTAAAACTGAAAATGGAGTTTCTCAGTTAGTTGATGTACTAGCCcaacatttaaaatcttt ATGTGGAGATCCCACCCAAGAACATCCAAGTATGAATCAACAGAGGCATCGAGAACAAGTCAGAAAATGCCAACAAAATTTGGAGCTATTCATGAATGAAGTTGCCAAAAATGAAGGCAGTGATGTAGTTATCATGGCCGAATATCTTAAGAATGCAATTGGAAATTTGGGGAAACTTATTGGCACAGTTACATCTGAAGAGATTCTTGACGTTATCTTTAGCGAATTTTGTATAGGTAAATAA